The window GCGGCTTCGGTTTGGTTGGTGTCCGCCTGTGAGATCTGCGCAATGCGGTTGCGGGCGAGATTGACCAATGGTTTGTATTGTTCTTCGTCTCCGAGCACCGTGATCATCGATTGGTATTTGTCGACTGCGGTGGCATTGTCTCCGAACGTTTCATACCGCATGGCCTCGGCAACCAGGCGTTCGGCTTCGTTCTGGAGAGGCAAGTTGCGATTCATCTTGACCGTCAAAGCATGCTCAGCCTCGACCATTCGCACGCGGTCAATTTGTTCGGCCGCCCATTCGGAGTGTTCTCCATCCGGGAATTGAGCCAACATTGGTTCCAGGTAACTGATGCGAGCTTGCGACATCGACGAGCGTGTGTCTTGTGCTAGCAGCTCCTCCGCTTCGTTTCGCATCTTTGATTCGTTCATTGGCCAAGCGACCCATACCAGTATGCCGATCAACAAAGCCAGGATGGGTAGCAGCACCAATGCTTGATCGTGCCACGGTGTGGCATCCGGAATCGAATCAACCTCCGCTTCGATTTCCTTTCGACCCAGCAGCTTGCGGGCTTCTTTCCGATCCGCATCGTCCGTCACTGACAACGGACTGAAACCACTCGAGGCATGCTCGGCGACACCACTGCGAGACATGGAACGTTTGCGGACTTCGGCTAGCTGGAGCTTGACCGCGGCAGCCGACACCGGGCGTTGTCCGGGATCTTTGTTGAGCAACTGCATCACCAATCGATCCATCCACACGGGGCATTCCATCACGGTGGAAGCCACGGAAGTTGGCGACTGATACTTCAGGTTACTGGTGACTTCTTGAACGGTGGAACCGGTGATCGGCGGGGCACCTGTGAGTGCTTCGTATAGCAACGCACCGAACAGATAGAGGTCGGTGCGGGCGGTCACCGGATCGTTTGGCGTGGGGGCCTCCGGAGCCGACCGCATCATTTGGCCGATCGATGGTGGACGCGAAACGTGGTACGGACCGCTTCGAAAGGGAGGCGTTCCGTCAACGTCGCGAACATCGATCAAGACCGGACTCAGCCCAGCGATGATGACTTTATCAGGGGTGATTCTTCCGTGAACGATGTCGCGGTCGTGCAGATACATCAACGCATCGATCAGCGGTTCCGCGAGTTCTAGAACCGATTCCCAAGGCAATCGACCTCGACGCTGGATCTCTTCGGCCAAAGTGGATCCTTCGACCAACTCATGAGCCAGGTAGGCTTCTGACTCTTCAAAGCCGCCGCCGTAGCATTTGACGATCGCTGGATGATCAAGCCGTTTGAGGCGATCCCATTCTTCCGCGAAAGCCTGTCGCGATTCTTGCGTTCCGCCAAATGGCATTTGGAAGACGCGAACGGCCACCGCTTTTCGCATTTTGATGTGCACAGCACGCCAAACACGCGCGTCCCTCGCCGACGGATCGGGACCCAGCGGGGATTCAATGGCGAGCGGACCGAGACGACTGCGAGGCATGAGGCAATGAAAGAAAACGGAATGGAGAAAACACCTTCTCTATCATACCCACGTCATGGAAGATTGGGTCGGGAAGTGTGTCAGGCGCCCACGTTTAACCCGCCAAAGCGACGTTGTCTGCCGGCAAACTCATCCAAAGCAGCCTGGAAGTCGTCTCGCTCGAATTCTGGCCAGCATTTCGGGGTGAAGTACAGCTCGGCATAGCTAATCTGCCACAGCAGGTAGTTGCTGATTCGGATGTCTCCCCCGGTGCGAATCATCAAATCGACGTCGGGCAGTCCCGCCGTGTCGAGCGATTCATCCACCAGCGACTCAGTGATCTCGTCGATTGACCGCTCACCGTCCCGGACTTGCTGAGCGAGTTGCCGAGTCATTCGAGTCAGTTCGTCGCGTCCGCCATAGTCGACCGCCAGGACCAATTCCGTTCCGGTGTTGTTTTCGCTCACCGCCTGCGTTTTCGCAATTTCCTTCAGGACTTCATCGCTCAGCCGGTCGCGTCTTCCGATGAAACGCAATCGCATGTTCTGATCGCGAATGGTTCGCCGTTCCTCGACGAGATACTGCTGAAGCAGGTGCATCAAAAAGTCGAGCTCTGCCTGCGGCCGTTTCCAATTTTCGCTCGACAAGCAATACAACGTCAGAGCGTCGAGTTTGAGTTCGCTGGCCATTTCCGTGACCGTTCGCACCGTCGTGACGCCGCGTCGGTGGCCTTCGATGCGAGGTAAATCGCGTGCTTGGGCCCAACGGCCATTGCCGTCCATGATGATCGCGACGTGACGTGGAAGATTCATGCTGAGAAGTGGAACAGAAGTCATGCGAGTTTGGAAAGGACCGTTTCAAGGCACGGTTTCCAATCCCCGAGCTCGGTTTGGCGAACGATTTCAACGCTGGGGTACCAAACGGTCGTCTCCCCCGATCGGAGCCAACGCCAATCGGGAACTTTGCCCAGCAGCAGTATCGTGCGTACACCAAGGGATCCCGCCAAGTGGGCAATGGCTGTATCGGTGGTGACCAACGCATCCAAGTTGCACAGCACTGCCGCAGTATCCACAAATTGTCCACCCGATTGGTCGATGTCGTCGGGCAACCGGTGGATCGAGCTTCCCAAATCGCTTTGCTCGAGTTGTTCGGATCCATGCCCGAATTGCAGGCTGATCGATTCTACGTTTGGCATTTCAATCAGCGGGCGAAACGTTTCCAGCGGAACGCTGCGATACACATCGGCATGGTGTTCCGGATTGCCCTGCCAGTTGAGCCCGATCAGCTTCTTTCCGGGTTGCTTCAGCGGTTGC of the Rhodopirellula baltica SH 1 genome contains:
- a CDS encoding serine/threonine-protein kinase; this translates as MPRSRLGPLAIESPLGPDPSARDARVWRAVHIKMRKAVAVRVFQMPFGGTQESRQAFAEEWDRLKRLDHPAIVKCYGGGFEESEAYLAHELVEGSTLAEEIQRRGRLPWESVLELAEPLIDALMYLHDRDIVHGRITPDKVIIAGLSPVLIDVRDVDGTPPFRSGPYHVSRPPSIGQMMRSAPEAPTPNDPVTARTDLYLFGALLYEALTGAPPITGSTVQEVTSNLKYQSPTSVASTVMECPVWMDRLVMQLLNKDPGQRPVSAAAVKLQLAEVRKRSMSRSGVAEHASSGFSPLSVTDDADRKEARKLLGRKEIEAEVDSIPDATPWHDQALVLLPILALLIGILVWVAWPMNESKMRNEAEELLAQDTRSSMSQARISYLEPMLAQFPDGEHSEWAAEQIDRVRMVEAEHALTVKMNRNLPLQNEAERLVAEAMRYETFGDNATAVDKYQSMITVLGDEEQYKPLVNLARNRIAQISQADTNQTEAARIITDRLKEADRMFVEGRTIAARKIWYSIEELYGSNAAVEPLVATAQSRLAETSAGAAVDKLP
- the uppS gene encoding polyprenyl diphosphate synthase, whose translation is MTSVPLLSMNLPRHVAIIMDGNGRWAQARDLPRIEGHRRGVTTVRTVTEMASELKLDALTLYCLSSENWKRPQAELDFLMHLLQQYLVEERRTIRDQNMRLRFIGRRDRLSDEVLKEIAKTQAVSENNTGTELVLAVDYGGRDELTRMTRQLAQQVRDGERSIDEITESLVDESLDTAGLPDVDLMIRTGGDIRISNYLLWQISYAELYFTPKCWPEFERDDFQAALDEFAGRQRRFGGLNVGA